A stretch of the Marivirga tractuosa DSM 4126 genome encodes the following:
- a CDS encoding TraB/GumN family protein has product MINKFSQYLKLSLLLFAVIAITSDLKSQTPEENATLWKISGNGLSQSSYLFGTIHMMCKEDYEMSDLVIEAVEKSDKVALELDMDDPQLNAKMQKLSVSLEMKNIKGSLSAAQEKIVDDYFKTNYGTGIAQVGVLKPFVLSSMVMLKSADCEIVQYEAEFVKLAQQQEKEVVGLETVEFQIGLFDDLDYESQVASLVESIEDPKQTKALLDQMQSAYLNKDLEEIASLMAEHEEVPGFNEKLLDERNQKWISGMKEYSEDASVFYAVGVGHLPGDEGVISLLRKAGYEVTAVE; this is encoded by the coding sequence ATGATAAACAAATTTAGTCAGTACCTTAAGTTATCACTTCTGTTATTTGCCGTAATAGCAATTACCTCAGATCTAAAATCTCAAACCCCTGAAGAAAATGCTACGCTATGGAAGATAAGTGGAAATGGTTTGTCTCAATCATCCTACTTATTTGGAACCATTCATATGATGTGTAAAGAGGATTACGAAATGTCGGATTTGGTTATTGAAGCAGTCGAAAAATCTGATAAAGTTGCTCTTGAATTGGATATGGATGACCCACAGTTGAACGCTAAGATGCAAAAACTATCTGTCAGTCTGGAAATGAAAAATATTAAGGGGAGTCTATCAGCAGCGCAAGAGAAAATTGTCGATGATTATTTTAAAACAAATTATGGTACTGGAATTGCACAAGTTGGGGTACTAAAGCCATTTGTTTTAAGCTCTATGGTGATGCTAAAAAGCGCTGATTGCGAAATAGTACAGTATGAAGCAGAATTTGTAAAATTGGCACAACAGCAGGAGAAGGAAGTCGTGGGTTTAGAAACTGTTGAATTCCAAATTGGCTTATTTGATGATTTGGATTATGAAAGCCAGGTAGCGTCTTTGGTCGAGAGCATAGAAGATCCCAAGCAAACAAAAGCACTTCTGGATCAGATGCAGTCGGCTTATTTGAATAAAGATTTGGAAGAAATTGCATCATTAATGGCGGAACATGAGGAAGTACCCGGATTCAATGAAAAATTGTTGGATGAGAGAAATCAAAAATGGATTTCAGGAATGAAGGAGTACTCTGAGGATGCCTCAGTTTTTTATGCAGTAGGCGTAGGTCACTTGCCTGGTGATGAAGGCGTCATATCCTTGTTGCGAAAGGCTGGATATGAAGTCACGGCTGTCGAATAG
- a CDS encoding RNA polymerase sigma factor, whose protein sequence is MENKAYKELLNENKLIISKICRAYSNDSAEFEDYFQEVAIQLWKAYNNYKGEAKISTWVYRISLNVCLTQVRKKNRQIVTSSLNLAYDHISEEDIAGQDQLDKLYDAIRSLKKMDRAIILLYLEEKKYKEMAEILGINISNIGVKVNRIKKELKEKLNG, encoded by the coding sequence ATGGAAAACAAAGCCTACAAAGAACTTCTTAATGAAAACAAACTGATAATATCAAAGATCTGTCGTGCCTATTCAAACGATAGTGCAGAGTTTGAGGATTATTTTCAGGAGGTTGCTATACAATTATGGAAAGCATATAATAACTACAAAGGCGAAGCAAAAATATCCACTTGGGTCTACAGAATTAGTTTGAATGTTTGCCTTACTCAAGTAAGAAAGAAAAACCGACAAATAGTTACTTCAAGCCTAAACTTGGCTTACGACCATATTAGTGAAGAGGATATAGCTGGTCAAGACCAGTTAGACAAATTATACGATGCAATTCGTTCACTGAAGAAAATGGACCGAGCAATCATTCTACTGTACTTAGAAGAAAAAAAATACAAAGAAATGGCAGAAATTCTGGGAATAAATATTTCAAATATTGGAGTTAAAGTCAATCGAATTAAGAAAGAATTAAAAGAAAAGCTTAATGGATAA
- a CDS encoding VOC family protein, which produces MQINQIKETCLYIKDLEKAKEFYHGKLGLPIITHAPEKLIFFRSGSSVLLCFNPDFSEDQDVPPPHFARGKQHIAFEVPADDYDSAKAELEAQGISITYEHEWPNGKLSAYFEDPEGHVLEIVPAGLWG; this is translated from the coding sequence ATGCAAATCAATCAAATCAAAGAGACTTGCCTTTATATTAAAGACTTGGAAAAGGCCAAAGAATTTTATCACGGAAAGCTAGGTTTGCCCATCATAACTCATGCCCCTGAAAAATTAATTTTCTTTCGTTCGGGCAGCTCAGTGCTGCTTTGCTTTAATCCAGATTTTAGTGAAGATCAGGATGTTCCTCCGCCACATTTTGCAAGAGGAAAACAGCATATTGCCTTTGAGGTTCCTGCGGATGATTATGATTCAGCGAAAGCGGAACTAGAAGCGCAAGGCATTAGCATAACCTATGAGCATGAGTGGCCCAATGGAAAGTTATCGGCTTATTTTGAAGATCCTGAAGGGCATGTTTTGGAGATAGTACCCGCGGGATTATGGGGATGA
- a CDS encoding lysylphosphatidylglycerol synthase transmembrane domain-containing protein, with amino-acid sequence MKLEKEKIFKTLNPNKVWIPVLLGVSIVAFLFYQDDSVTVENLSLIFEAEIIPVALAFLVLFARDVGYVYRIRMITGKKLTWKSSIYVIILWEFASAVTPSVVGGTAVAVFILMKEGLKLGKALAYTMITAIFDNLYFVVMAPIVYLIASGHIFPQNSMIETQLGRSLPTLFIISYSLIAVYTFVMAFAVLVNPRWFRWILLKITSIKFLRRWRQGAYEQGSEIMMASKELRGRDFMYWLKISLSTIFIWTARYAMLNCVIEAFSNQSFFEHIVIFARHVVIWITMLVSPTPGSSGTAEFIFTQFFQEDLGSVTFITNIFWRLMTYYPYLFLGALVLPRWIARVFKKKK; translated from the coding sequence ATGAAATTAGAGAAGGAGAAAATTTTCAAGACCCTCAATCCCAATAAGGTATGGATTCCTGTATTATTGGGTGTTTCTATTGTAGCTTTTTTGTTTTATCAGGATGATTCGGTAACAGTCGAAAATCTGTCTTTAATTTTTGAAGCTGAAATCATACCGGTGGCACTTGCCTTTTTAGTGTTATTTGCTCGAGATGTCGGTTATGTATATCGTATCAGAATGATTACCGGGAAAAAACTAACATGGAAAAGTAGTATTTATGTTATAATTCTGTGGGAGTTTGCCTCTGCCGTAACCCCTTCGGTTGTTGGAGGAACTGCTGTAGCCGTCTTTATTTTAATGAAAGAGGGCTTGAAGTTAGGGAAAGCTTTGGCCTATACAATGATCACCGCTATTTTTGATAATTTATATTTTGTGGTGATGGCTCCAATCGTGTATTTGATCGCCTCAGGTCATATATTCCCACAAAATTCAATGATAGAGACACAACTTGGTAGGAGCTTGCCTACATTGTTCATTATAAGTTACTCTCTTATTGCAGTTTATACCTTTGTGATGGCGTTTGCAGTTTTAGTCAATCCAAGATGGTTTAGGTGGATCTTATTGAAAATTACTTCCATAAAATTTCTTAGAAGATGGAGACAAGGGGCTTATGAACAAGGCTCTGAAATCATGATGGCCTCGAAAGAGCTAAGAGGCAGGGATTTTATGTATTGGTTAAAGATTTCACTTTCCACTATTTTTATATGGACGGCACGTTATGCTATGTTGAACTGTGTGATAGAAGCCTTTTCTAACCAGTCTTTCTTCGAGCATATTGTGATTTTTGCTCGCCATGTGGTCATTTGGATTACGATGTTGGTTTCTCCGACTCCTGGTAGTAGCGGCACAGCGGAGTTTATATTTACTCAATTCTTTCAGGAAGATTTGGGCTCGGTTACCTTTATCACTAATATTTTCTGGCGTTTGATGACTTATTACCCTTATTTATTTTTAGGGGCATTGGTTTTGCCTAGATGGATTGCAAGGGTTTTTAAGAAGAAGAAATAG
- a CDS encoding segregation and condensation protein A has protein sequence MSFEIKLPLFEGPFDLLLFFIERDELDIYDIPISKITNDFLDYLKHLEQMNIEVASEFILVASTLMRIKAKMLLPRPQIDEEGNEIDPREELVRHLLEYKKYKSVLQELSDMEGIMQEKEKRGNVKREVRSLSETINVEAELQNVDLYKLLRVFRDVMARYELEKNKPSHKVVQYPYTIEGQKDHIIGKLERDGKLAFTKFIEEKPEKIAVIFNFLAILELLQSSLITITVGEGFNNFWLEKIETVAE, from the coding sequence TTGAGTTTTGAAATAAAACTTCCGCTTTTTGAAGGACCTTTCGATTTACTCCTTTTCTTTATTGAAAGGGATGAATTGGATATATATGATATCCCTATTTCTAAAATCACCAATGATTTTCTGGATTATTTGAAGCATTTGGAGCAAATGAATATTGAAGTGGCGAGTGAATTTATTTTGGTGGCTTCTACGCTCATGCGAATTAAGGCAAAAATGTTGTTGCCTAGGCCTCAGATTGATGAAGAGGGCAATGAGATTGATCCTAGAGAGGAATTAGTTAGACATTTATTAGAATACAAAAAATATAAATCAGTATTGCAAGAGCTTTCAGATATGGAAGGTATCATGCAAGAAAAGGAAAAGCGAGGAAATGTGAAGAGGGAAGTAAGGTCACTTTCTGAAACTATCAATGTGGAAGCGGAGCTTCAAAATGTAGATTTATATAAACTTTTAAGGGTTTTTAGGGACGTGATGGCACGTTATGAACTCGAAAAAAACAAACCTTCTCATAAGGTGGTTCAATATCCGTATACCATCGAAGGTCAGAAAGATCATATCATTGGAAAACTGGAAAGAGATGGTAAATTAGCTTTCACTAAATTTATTGAAGAGAAACCCGAAAAAATAGCGGTGATTTTTAATTTTCTAGCCATATTAGAGTTATTGCAAAGTTCTTTGATTACCATTACGGTCGGAGAAGGCTTTAATAATTTTTGGCTCGAAAAAATTGAAACAGTTGCTGAATGA
- the dxs gene encoding 1-deoxy-D-xylulose-5-phosphate synthase, protein MLIQPGELLSKIDSPADLRNLNQSQLVQLSQELRQFIIDNVSIYGGHFGASLGVVELTTALHYVFNTPEDQVIWDVGHQAYGHKILTGRKEKFHTNRVYGGMSGFPKRKESEYDAFGVGHSSTSISAALGMALASNLKGEFDKQHIAVIGDGAMTGGMAFEGMNHAGASDANMIIILNDNCMSIDPNVGALKEYLTDITTSHTYNKMRDDVWKLLGKVSGFGKSAQEVVGKLENSIKSFLLKQSNLFESLNLRYFGPVDGHDVNHLVHVLRDLKDIPGPKVLHCVTTKGKGFGPAEKDQTKWHAPGKFDKITGEIQKKPVEKPSAPKYQEVFGHTIVELAEQNDKIVGVTPAMPSGSSLNIMMKAMPDRAFDVGIAEQHAVTFSAGLATQGLIPFCNIYSTFMQRGYDQVIHDVCIQDLPVNFFLDRAGFAGADGPTHHGNYDIAYMRCIPNMIVAAPMNESELRNMMFTSQLPREGKAFTIRYPRGKGVMPEWRTPMEAMEIGTGRKLKEGKDLAILSIGHIGNYALEAAEKLAEQGVEAGVFDMRFVKPLDEKLLHEVFSQYKKVITIEDGCLMGGFGSAILEFMAENDYSSQVKRLGIPDRVVEHGEQHELHAECNFDPEGIFTTALQMVEHSLHAKL, encoded by the coding sequence ATGCTTATTCAACCCGGAGAACTTTTATCAAAGATTGACAGTCCTGCTGATCTCAGGAACCTCAATCAATCTCAACTAGTACAATTAAGTCAAGAGTTAAGACAATTCATTATTGATAACGTATCGATATATGGTGGTCATTTTGGTGCAAGCTTAGGAGTTGTAGAATTAACTACTGCCCTTCATTATGTTTTCAACACCCCAGAAGACCAAGTAATTTGGGATGTGGGTCATCAAGCATACGGTCATAAAATCTTAACAGGAAGAAAAGAAAAATTCCATACTAACCGGGTTTATGGAGGAATGTCTGGTTTTCCTAAAAGAAAAGAAAGCGAATATGATGCGTTTGGAGTAGGCCATTCTTCTACCTCAATTTCAGCTGCTTTAGGTATGGCATTAGCATCAAATTTAAAAGGTGAATTTGATAAGCAGCACATCGCAGTAATAGGTGATGGCGCCATGACTGGCGGAATGGCTTTTGAAGGCATGAATCATGCTGGCGCTTCAGATGCGAACATGATCATTATTTTGAATGACAATTGCATGTCAATTGATCCGAATGTTGGGGCATTAAAAGAATATTTAACCGACATTACCACATCGCACACCTACAATAAGATGCGTGATGATGTTTGGAAATTATTGGGAAAAGTAAGTGGTTTCGGAAAAAGTGCTCAAGAGGTTGTAGGAAAATTAGAGAATAGCATCAAATCATTCTTATTAAAGCAAAGTAACTTATTTGAATCTCTAAATTTAAGATATTTTGGCCCTGTTGATGGTCATGATGTAAATCATTTAGTTCATGTATTAAGAGATTTAAAAGATATCCCTGGACCAAAAGTGTTACACTGTGTCACTACTAAAGGTAAAGGTTTTGGTCCAGCTGAAAAAGATCAAACCAAATGGCATGCACCAGGTAAATTTGATAAAATAACTGGAGAGATTCAGAAAAAACCTGTTGAAAAGCCCTCTGCTCCAAAATATCAAGAAGTATTTGGTCATACAATAGTAGAATTAGCAGAACAAAACGATAAAATTGTGGGAGTTACTCCTGCAATGCCCTCTGGTTCTTCGTTAAATATCATGATGAAAGCCATGCCAGACAGAGCCTTTGACGTTGGAATTGCAGAACAACATGCTGTAACCTTTTCAGCAGGATTAGCTACCCAGGGCTTAATTCCATTCTGTAATATTTACAGTACCTTTATGCAAAGGGGTTATGATCAAGTAATCCATGATGTTTGTATTCAGGATTTACCTGTTAATTTCTTCTTAGATAGAGCAGGATTTGCAGGTGCTGATGGTCCAACTCACCATGGTAATTACGACATTGCATATATGCGTTGTATCCCAAATATGATTGTGGCTGCCCCAATGAATGAGTCAGAATTAAGGAATATGATGTTCACTTCTCAATTACCAAGAGAAGGAAAAGCATTTACCATCCGTTATCCTAGAGGAAAAGGAGTTATGCCCGAATGGAGAACACCTATGGAAGCCATGGAAATAGGTACTGGAAGGAAACTGAAAGAAGGTAAAGATCTAGCAATTTTAAGTATTGGTCATATCGGAAATTATGCACTCGAAGCAGCAGAAAAACTTGCGGAACAAGGAGTTGAGGCAGGTGTTTTTGATATGCGATTTGTAAAACCATTAGATGAAAAATTATTGCATGAGGTATTTTCCCAATATAAAAAGGTAATAACCATAGAAGATGGTTGCCTTATGGGCGGATTTGGTAGTGCAATACTTGAATTTATGGCAGAAAATGATTATTCTTCACAAGTGAAACGCTTAGGTATTCCGGATCGAGTTGTTGAGCATGGTGAGCAACACGAACTTCATGCAGAATGCAATTTTGATCCAGAAGGTATTTTTACTACAGCGCTTCAAATGGTTGAACATTCATTACATGCTAAACTATGA
- a CDS encoding alpha/beta fold hydrolase — MTIHYEVSGKGYPVVFLHGYGETHKIWNHYRERLSKKYKVITPDLPGFGKSDSLPYEHSLDMVANSIYDCLKRLNVSECIIMGHSLGGYVTLEIAKRFPNIVSHIGLIHSSALSDTEEKKEGREKSIEFIQKHGVGKFIESFVPMLFHENHRVKLQDTIQSIVEEGSKIPEKTLTDYMLAMRDRSDSLDFIKEFEGSILYIYGEEDPSIPVALSKSQIKFMKHPYLKNLPKTGHMGMFEEEEEVFLAISKFIEVTHK; from the coding sequence ATGACCATTCACTATGAAGTATCCGGAAAAGGTTATCCGGTAGTTTTTTTACACGGTTATGGGGAAACCCATAAAATATGGAACCATTACAGGGAAAGATTATCTAAAAAATATAAGGTAATCACTCCTGATTTACCTGGTTTCGGAAAAAGCGATAGCTTACCATATGAGCACAGCCTTGATATGGTAGCTAATTCCATATACGACTGTCTCAAAAGATTAAATGTTTCCGAATGTATCATTATGGGACATTCACTGGGCGGATATGTAACATTAGAAATAGCCAAAAGATTTCCTAATATTGTTTCTCACATCGGACTGATACATTCTTCTGCATTATCTGATACAGAAGAAAAAAAGGAAGGACGGGAAAAATCTATTGAATTCATTCAAAAGCACGGTGTCGGTAAATTCATTGAAAGTTTTGTTCCCATGTTGTTTCACGAGAATCACCGTGTTAAATTACAAGACACAATTCAATCAATAGTAGAAGAAGGAAGTAAAATTCCTGAAAAAACACTTACTGACTACATGCTAGCCATGCGTGACCGTAGTGATAGTCTGGACTTTATAAAAGAATTTGAAGGCTCTATTCTATATATCTATGGTGAAGAAGACCCAAGCATACCAGTTGCGCTTAGTAAATCTCAAATTAAATTTATGAAACACCCTTATTTAAAAAATCTGCCAAAAACAGGGCATATGGGGATGTTTGAAGAAGAAGAAGAAGTTTTTCTGGCTATCTCTAAATTTATTGAGGTTACTCACAAGTAA
- the galE gene encoding UDP-glucose 4-epimerase GalE has translation MANKVLVTGGLGYIGSHTVVELINQGYEPLIIDNLSNSDISVLERLEKITGKRPEFQQVEMRDKEQLQEVFWSNNNQIKGVIHFAAALLVGESVEQPLHYYFNNLTSTINLLECMNEFDVKPLVFSSSCTVYGNPDQLPVSEKAPIKPAISPYGNTKKVCEDILKDASIAHPIKVVSLRYFNPIGAHKSSEIGEFQSGPPHHLVPYITETASGKRERLNIFGGDWNTSDGTCVRDYIHVSDVAEAHINAMEYAIEQLDNSFNVFNIGTGNGYSVLEMVKSFEKTTGVKVPYEIVDRRPGDVEAVYADTSKANNELGFSTKRGLDEMLKSAWDWEQALIK, from the coding sequence ATGGCGAATAAAGTATTGGTTACGGGTGGGTTAGGATATATTGGCTCTCATACGGTGGTTGAGTTAATCAATCAGGGCTATGAACCTTTAATAATTGACAATCTGTCGAATAGTGATATTTCCGTTTTAGAGAGGCTGGAAAAAATTACAGGGAAGCGACCTGAATTTCAGCAAGTTGAAATGCGTGATAAGGAGCAACTTCAAGAAGTATTTTGGAGTAACAACAATCAAATTAAAGGGGTCATCCATTTTGCAGCTGCTTTGCTGGTAGGGGAGTCGGTAGAACAGCCATTACATTACTATTTCAATAACCTTACTTCAACAATAAATTTACTTGAGTGCATGAATGAGTTTGATGTAAAGCCCTTAGTGTTTTCATCTTCATGTACGGTATACGGCAATCCAGATCAATTACCAGTAAGTGAAAAAGCGCCCATAAAACCTGCCATTTCACCTTATGGAAACACAAAAAAAGTTTGTGAGGATATTTTAAAAGATGCCAGCATTGCCCATCCTATTAAAGTGGTTTCCTTAAGATATTTTAATCCTATAGGGGCTCATAAATCTTCCGAAATTGGAGAGTTTCAATCAGGCCCGCCACATCATTTGGTGCCCTACATAACTGAAACAGCCAGCGGAAAAAGAGAAAGGTTAAACATATTTGGAGGCGATTGGAATACTTCGGATGGTACTTGCGTTCGAGATTATATACATGTTTCAGATGTGGCAGAAGCTCATATCAATGCCATGGAATACGCAATAGAACAATTAGACAACTCATTCAATGTATTTAATATTGGTACCGGTAATGGTTATTCTGTATTGGAGATGGTAAAGAGTTTTGAAAAAACCACAGGAGTGAAAGTTCCTTATGAAATAGTAGACAGAAGGCCGGGCGATGTTGAGGCCGTTTATGCTGATACTTCAAAGGCTAATAATGAGTTAGGCTTTAGTACTAAAAGAGGACTAGATGAAATGTTGAAATCTGCGTGGGACTGGGAGCAGGCCTTAATTAAATAA
- a CDS encoding UDP-glucuronic acid decarboxylase family protein, with amino-acid sequence MAKERVLITGAAGFLGSHLCDRFIQEGYDVIGMDNLITGSMDNIAHLMGKENFEFYHHDVSKYVHVPGELKYILHFASPASPIDYLKIPIQTLKVGAHGTHNLLGLAKDKKARILVASTSEVYGDPLVHPQTEDYYGNVNPIGPRGVYDEAKRFMESITMAYHTYHKLETRIVRIFNTYGPRMRLNDGRVLPAFIGQALRGEDLTIFGDGSQTRSFCYVDDLVEGIYRLLLSDHTHPVNVGNPDEITISEFAEEIIKLTGTKQKVIYKDLPRDDPKKRQPDITKAKELLGWEPKVNRQEGLKITYEYFKSLDKEKLFQKEHKDFEKYIVK; translated from the coding sequence ATGGCTAAAGAGCGAGTTTTAATTACCGGGGCAGCAGGATTTTTGGGATCACATTTGTGTGATAGGTTCATTCAGGAAGGTTATGATGTAATAGGGATGGATAATCTTATTACAGGTTCTATGGACAATATTGCTCACCTGATGGGGAAGGAGAATTTCGAATTCTATCATCATGATGTTTCCAAATACGTACATGTTCCCGGTGAATTGAAATATATTTTGCATTTTGCTTCTCCTGCCAGTCCAATAGATTATTTGAAAATACCGATACAGACCTTAAAAGTTGGAGCTCATGGAACGCACAATCTATTAGGTCTCGCTAAAGACAAAAAAGCAAGGATCCTTGTGGCTTCTACATCGGAAGTTTATGGAGATCCATTGGTTCATCCACAAACGGAGGATTACTACGGTAATGTAAATCCAATTGGCCCTAGAGGAGTATATGATGAAGCTAAGCGATTTATGGAGTCCATAACAATGGCCTACCATACGTATCATAAACTGGAAACAAGAATAGTAAGAATTTTCAATACCTACGGACCAAGAATGAGACTGAATGACGGAAGAGTTTTGCCTGCCTTTATAGGCCAAGCTTTAAGGGGTGAAGACTTAACTATTTTTGGTGATGGTTCTCAAACGCGTTCGTTTTGCTATGTAGATGATTTGGTAGAAGGTATTTACAGATTATTGTTGAGCGATCACACTCATCCAGTAAATGTGGGAAACCCTGATGAGATCACAATTTCGGAATTTGCTGAGGAAATCATTAAATTGACGGGAACAAAGCAAAAAGTGATCTATAAAGATCTTCCCAGAGATGATCCTAAGAAAAGACAGCCAGACATTACCAAAGCAAAGGAATTGTTAGGTTGGGAACCGAAGGTTAACAGGCAAGAAGGTTTAAAGATTACTTATGAATACTTTAAATCCTTGGACAAGGAGAAACTGTTCCAGAAGGAACATAAAGATTTTGAGAAATATATAGTGAAGTAA
- a CDS encoding UDP-glucose dehydrogenase family protein, which translates to MKIAVVGTGYVGLVTGTCFAETGNHVTCVDIDEEKVKKLQSGKVTIYEPGLEVIFERNIKQKRLDFTTSLKEGIKGAEVIFLALPTPPGGDGAADLQYVLKVADDLGHILENYAVVVDKSTVPVGTADKVHAAIAKNAKVDFDVVSNPEFLREGVAVDDFMKPDRVVIGTQSPKATKIMERLYAPLVRQGNPVIFMDEKSAELTKYAANSFLATKITFMNEIANLCEKLGANVDMVRKGIGTDTRIGKRFLFAGIGYGGSCFPKDVQALAKSAKDVNYDFKILNAVMDVNTSQKTRLMDNLNGYFKNDLKGKTIAMWGLAFKPNTDDIREAPALYNIEALVEAGAKVQAYDPEAMENVKGQIGDKISYAENPYEALKGADALMIMTEWPVFRTPDFDTIKKDLKEPLILDGRNLYDVEQMKELGFTYFSIGR; encoded by the coding sequence ATGAAAATAGCAGTAGTAGGTACAGGTTATGTAGGATTAGTAACAGGGACATGTTTTGCAGAAACAGGTAATCATGTAACCTGCGTAGATATAGATGAAGAAAAAGTAAAGAAATTACAATCAGGCAAAGTAACTATTTACGAGCCCGGATTGGAAGTGATTTTTGAAAGAAATATTAAGCAGAAGAGATTAGATTTCACAACCAGCCTAAAAGAAGGTATTAAAGGTGCCGAGGTGATTTTCTTGGCATTACCAACTCCTCCAGGTGGTGATGGAGCTGCAGATTTGCAATATGTTTTAAAAGTAGCCGATGATTTGGGGCACATATTAGAAAATTATGCAGTTGTGGTGGATAAAAGTACAGTGCCAGTTGGAACTGCAGATAAAGTTCATGCGGCTATTGCCAAAAACGCCAAAGTAGATTTTGATGTAGTCTCTAATCCTGAATTTTTAAGAGAAGGTGTAGCAGTAGATGATTTTATGAAACCTGATAGAGTTGTGATTGGAACCCAATCTCCAAAGGCAACCAAAATCATGGAAAGGCTTTATGCTCCCTTGGTTCGTCAGGGCAATCCTGTGATCTTTATGGATGAGAAGTCAGCAGAGTTGACCAAATACGCAGCTAATTCATTCTTAGCAACCAAAATCACTTTCATGAATGAGATTGCCAATCTTTGCGAAAAACTAGGTGCCAATGTAGATATGGTACGTAAGGGCATCGGTACTGATACCAGAATTGGGAAAAGATTCCTTTTCGCTGGAATCGGGTATGGAGGCAGTTGTTTTCCAAAGGATGTTCAAGCATTGGCGAAGTCGGCCAAGGATGTCAATTATGATTTTAAGATCCTCAATGCGGTAATGGATGTGAACACTTCCCAGAAAACCCGCTTGATGGATAACCTGAATGGCTATTTCAAAAATGATTTAAAGGGTAAGACCATTGCCATGTGGGGATTAGCTTTTAAGCCCAACACTGATGATATCAGGGAAGCTCCTGCATTGTACAATATTGAAGCTTTGGTAGAAGCTGGAGCTAAGGTTCAGGCTTATGATCCCGAGGCTATGGAGAATGTTAAAGGGCAGATCGGTGATAAAATCTCCTACGCAGAAAATCCTTACGAAGCTTTGAAAGGAGCAGACGCCTTAATGATCATGACTGAGTGGCCAGTTTTTAGAACTCCAGATTTTGATACAATCAAAAAGGACTTAAAAGAGCCCTTGATTCTGGACGGAAGAAATTTGTATGATGTGGAGCAAATGAAAGAATTAGGCTTTACTTATTTTAGTATTGGAAGATAA